The Candidatus Neomarinimicrobiota bacterium genomic interval GGAGGAAAGCGAGCACGTGGGGGGCCAGATATCGCAGAACGAGCGGGTGTTCACCAGGGAGACGATGGAAGGCTTCTGATATGACCGATGAGAACGCCATCAGCGACGCATTCGTAAAGGCCATCCAGAGCGGGGTTCAGGGCTTGGTGACGGTGGAGGCGGCTGCCGGTCCCATTGAGGAGATCGTCAATCAATTGATGCGCTATCCGGCGGTCCTGGTATTAATAGGGATGATAACCTTTTCCGAAGGCGACGAATCGGGTGAGCTGCTGGAAGGCGATATGACCGTGGACCTCCTGGTGGGTAACAAGTCATTGAGGTCGAAGGAGGAGGGGGCGAAGGGAGCCTACGATATACTCAAGAGCCTGCGGGAATTTTTGCACGGCAAGGCCGTGGGGCTGGACGGGACGGTATGGACGATAAAGGACCAGCGTCCGGTAGATTTTAGGAAAGGATTGGCGATCTACCTGCAGCGCTATTCAGGTTTCAACGTTCATTTTTAAGAGGTCAATATGGGACTACAAAAAGACAGAGAAAGAATTCACAGCCGGGGCGGTTATCTGGAGGTGAAGACCAACGGT includes:
- a CDS encoding phage protein Gp37, whose amino-acid sequence is MTDENAISDAFVKAIQSGVQGLVTVEAAAGPIEEIVNQLMRYPAVLVLIGMITFSEGDESGELLEGDMTVDLLVGNKSLRSKEEGAKGAYDILKSLREFLHGKAVGLDGTVWTIKDQRPVDFRKGLAIYLQRYSGFNVHF